The following coding sequences are from one Musa acuminata AAA Group cultivar baxijiao chromosome BXJ2-4, Cavendish_Baxijiao_AAA, whole genome shotgun sequence window:
- the LOC108952595 gene encoding AP-3 complex subunit delta-like: protein MAATSSAPSLVDTLFQRSLDDLIRSLRSSSSSSVLEAAAITRALDEIRREIRSPDLDTKAVALQKLTYLASLHHLDMSWAAFHALELLPSPSLPHPRVAYLAASLSFHPSSTDLLPLATHQLRKHLAPSPANTPALVAPALHVLALASSADLACHLAPDLLPILSGQSSNPLRPKAIATALRALAVCPDAAPVLFKPLVDCLSLSSEPSAVSAAVSAFCELGLAAPDPSPYLPLAPEFYRLLVDSRNNWVLIKVLKIFARLAPLERRLAVRILDPVCQLLRRSPAKSVVFECIRTVLSSLSDHDSAVGLAVDKIKEFLTSDDDPNLRYLGLQALAMLGPAYLWAVEESREVVIRSLNDTDTNIRHQALCLIMGMLRESNVVEICNLLIKYAMKSDPDFANEILDAVLATCGRNVYELIVDFDWYVSLLGEMARNPHCAKGDEIERQLVDIGLRVRDARPELVRVARDLLIDPALLGNPFLCRVLSAAAWVSGEYVESSSNLLELVEALLQPRTNLLSLLVRAVYIQAVFKVVTFSFISFIKQIQAFDMKSSADQNAAFENENDVATADKAVIFDSIDNNETIKHESLSHLLDFVEMTVGPLSECDNVEIQERARNVLGLIHIIRETQYWDIVAEHELTRDKKISEIVELMEAAFSEELGPVSTNAQKRVTVPEDLILNENLSDLAEVLGDIDVTPCTSISFSLRCHHPTETKEDSAPVIEPSSLLAEHRKRHGLYYLPTEKDEVESNDYPLANEPLLAVSHVDDAKDIVKLTAQSFIPRKAKPTKPRPVVIRLDEGDGDSSSGLTMVKEFKDDLLSGAIRNVLLGNESKPSSSCDMSSDRTSRRGENDASNNNDLFSQPKESNALDGREHRKSSSRKSRHHTRHKEKNGSLGNEDIEETSHRHSTRSSRHQGRHKHRERGDAPPDVVSQEPVIQDFLL from the coding sequence atggCCGCCACCTCTTCCGCTCCTTCTTTGGTGGATACACTGTTCCAGCGATCCCTGGACGACCTCATCCGTTCCCTccgctcatcctcctcctcctccgtcttgGAGGCGGCCGCGATCACCCGCGCCCTGGACGAGATTCGCCGCGAGATCCGCTCGCCGGACCTGGACACCAAGGCGGTGGCCCTCCAGAAGCTGACCTACCTGGCCTCCCTCCACCACCTCGATATGTCCTGGGCCGCCTTCCACGCCCTCGAACTCCTCCCCTCCCCTTCCCTCCCCCATCCCCGCGTCGCCTACCTTGCGGCTTCCCTCTCATTCCACCCTTCCTCTACCGACCTCCTCCCCCTCGCCACCCACCAGCTCCGCAAGCACCTCGCTCCTTCCCCCGCCAACACCCCCGCCCTCGTGGCCCCCGCCCTCCACGTTCTCGCCCTAGCATCCTCCGCCGACCTTGCTTGCCACCTCGCCCCCGACCTCCTCCCCATCCTCTCCGGCCAGTCGTCCAACCCCCTTCGGCCCAAGGCCATCGCCACCGCCCTCCGCGCGCTCGCCGTCTGCCCCGATGCCGCCCCTGTCCTGTTCAAGCCCCTCGTCGATTGCCTCTCCCTGTCCTCCGAACCCAGTGCTGTCTCCGCCGCCGTCAGCGCCTTCTGCGAGCTCGGACTTGCCGCTCCTGACCCCTCCCCGTACCTCCCCCTCGCCCCCGAGTTCTACCGCCTCCTTGTTGACTCCCGTAACAATTGGGTCCTCATCAAGGTGCTCAAGATCTTCGCACGCCTTGCGCCCCTCGAGCGCCGCCTCGCCGTCCGCATCCTCGACCCCGTCTGCCAGCTGCTCCGCCGCTCCCCTGCCAAGTCAGTAGTCTTTGAGTGCATCCGCACCGTTCTCTCCAGCCTCTCAGACCACGATTCGGCAGTCGGGCTGGCGGTGGATAAGATCAAGGAATTCTTGACCTCGGATGATGATCCCAACCTGCGGTACCTTGGCCTTCAAGCTTTGGCCATGCTCGGGCCGGCATACTTGTGGGCGGTGGAGGAGAGCAGGGAGGTCGTTATCCGGTCGCTGAATGATACCGATACCAACATACGGCATCAGGCACTGTGCCTCATAATGGGGATGTTGCGTGAGAGCAACGTGGTTGAGATCTGCAACCTGTTGATCAAATATGCCATGAAGTCCGACCCAGACTTTGCGAATGAGATTCTAGATGCAGTGCTTGCAACCTGTGGCAGGAACGTATATGAGCTAATTGTGGATTTCGATTGGTATGTCTCACTCCTTGGTGAGATGGCAAGGAACCCACATTGTGCCAAGGGGGATGAGATCGAGAGGCAGCTAGTGGATATTGGATTGAGGGTGAGGGATGCAAGGCCTGAGCTCGTACGTGTGGCTCGAGACCTTTTGATCGACCCTGCTCTGCTTGGGAATCCTTTTCTCTGCAGGGTACTGTCTGCTGCTGCTTGGGTTTCAGGTGAGTATGTTGAGTCCTCAAGTAACTTGTTGGAGCTAGTGGAGGCACTATTGCAGCCGAGGACTAATCTCCTGTCGTTGTTGGTAAGAGCCGTTTACATCCAAGCTGTGTTTAAGGTTGTCACTttctctttcatttcttttatcaAGCAAATACAAGCTTTTGATATGAAAAGCTCAGCTGATCAAAATGCTGCTTTTGAGAACGAGAATGATGTTGCTACAGCTGATAAGGCTGTTATCTTTGATTCAATTGATAACAATGAAACTATCAAGCATGAATCTTTGTCACACCTGCTGGATTTTGTTGAGATGACAGTAGGCCCTCTGTCGGAGTGTGATAATGTGGAGATCCAAGAGCGAGCTAGGAATGTTCTTGGTCTGATTCATATCATACGAGAAACTCAATATTGGGATATTGTGGCAGAACATGAATTAACAAGGGATAAAAAGATAAGTGAAATTGTGGAACTTATGGAAGCAGCATTTTCAGAAGAGCTAGGTCCAGTGTCTACAAATGCACAGAAAAGAGTTACAGTGCCTGAGGACTTGATTCTGAATGAAAACCTTTCTGATCTTGCAGAAGTTTTAGGTGATATTGATGTCACTCCATGCACATCAATATCATTTTCCCTTCGGTGTCATCATCCCACAGAAACTAAAGAGGACTCTGCACCAGTTATTGAGCCGAGTTCTTTGCTGGCTGAACACCGTAAGCGACATGGGTTGTACTATCTTCCCACGGAGAAAGATGAAGTTGAATCAAATGATTATCCACTTGCTAATGAACCTCTGTTGGCTGTCAGTCATGTTGACGATGCCAAAGACATTGTGAAGCTCACTGCACAATCATTTATTCCAAGAAAGGCAAAGCCCACGAAACCACGACCTGTGGTGATAAGGTTGGATGAAGGAGATGGTGACTCGAGTTCTGGTTTGACAATGGTTAAGGAATTCAAGGATGATTTATTATCTGGCGCAATCCGGAATGTTCTTTtaggaaatgaaagcaaaccatcaTCATCCTGTGATATGTCATCCGACAGAACTTCTCGACGAGGAGAGAACGATGCATCTAATAATAATGATTTATTTTCTCAGCCAAAAGAAAGTAATGCTTTAGATGGTAGAGAGCATAGAAAGTCAAGTTCTAGGAAGAGCAGACATCATACTCGCCACAAGGAAAAAAATGGAAGCCTTGGGAATGAGGATATTGAAGAGACGAGCCATAGGCACTCGACAAGGAGTAGCCGCCATCAAGGGAGGCATAAGCATAGAGAAAGAGGGGATGCTCCTCCAGATGTCGTTTCACAAGAACCAGTTATCCAAGATTTCCTTTTGTGA